A region of the Synechococcus sp. PCC 7502 genome:
TGCCTCAAGGAACTACAACAGAGCTACAGAGAATTAGGAAGCGAGTTACTATGTTTTTATGGTAACCCTAAAGAAGTCTTAGCCAAGTTGGCACAAGTCCTAAAACCCCAAAGACTATTTTTTAATCAAGATGTTGAGCCTTCAGCAATTAAAAGAGATCAAGCAGTAATCCAAGAATTATCGGCAATTGGGATTGAGGTTAAAGGATTTTTAGATATTGCCTTACATGCTCCACAGGCGATCGCCACCAAATCAACGGGTGAACCATACAAAGTATATAGTCCCTTTTGGAAAAACTGGATTACCCAACCTAAGCCTTCTCCTTTACCTAAGCCCCAAAAACTCCTAGGTTTAAAAAACTGTGATGGACTCGATGCCATACCATTACCCAGTCTTGCTGAGTTAGGATTTAGCCATAATCAAACCATACCTGCATCGGGTGAAGAGATCGCCCAAAAGTTATTAACAGAATTTTGTGACTCTCAAAAACTATATAACTATAAAAAAGATAGAGACTTTCCTGCGATCGATGGCACTTCTAACCTCAGCCCACATTTACGATTTGGTACGATCGGGATCAGAGACTGCTGGGCAGCTACAGTGGCTGTAATGATAGATGCAGAGGCAGATATTACATCAGAACAGGATCAAAGAAATGCTCAAAAATTGGAAGGTATTCAAACTTGGCGACAGGAACTAGCATGGCGGGAATTTTATCAGCATGTATTATTTCATTTTCCCCAACTTAGTCAATCTGCCTATCGTCCCCAAATGCAAAGATTTGCATGGGATCAAAACCATGAATATTTCCAAGCATGGAGTAATGGACGCACAGGTTATCCCATTGTCGATGCCGCAATGCGTCAGTTAAACCAAACTGGATGGATGCACAATCGCTGTCGAATGATCGTAGCAAGTTTTCTGACCAAAGATTTAATCCTTAACTGGCAGTGGGGAGAATTATATTTTATGCAAAAGCTGATCGATGGAGATTTAGCAGCCAATAATGGCGGTTGGCAATGGAGTGCATCCAGTGGCATGGATACTCAGCCTTTAAGGATTTTTAATCCCAGTTCTCAGGCTTTAAAGTTTGATCCTGAAGGGACATACATACGCAGATGGTTACCAGAATTAGTACATTTAACTACTGCTGAATTGTTAAGCGGCAATATCTCTAACTATCAATTGCAGAAATCTAATTATCCTGCTCCTATAGTTGATCACGCTATTCAACAACGCAAATTTAAAGAGCGTTATCAGTTGTGTAAATAATGGATAGCCTGGTAGTGCATCAAAGTAATGTAGCATAGCAAAAAATATAAAATGCTTATTGTGTAGTCATCATAAAGTTCATGGACATAATACTTAGGTATGAATGTCCTAAATGCAAAAAAAACATTTGTAGAGACTTTTGACACGATTTACTATCATCGGCATATAGGTGTAGAAAAGATTCATTTAGTCTTGCAAAGCCAAAGTGAAGGAGTAAGCTTGCGTGGAATTGCCCGATTAAGTGGATTAGCATACAACACAATAGTAAGCATCATTAGGCAAGCCTCGCAGAAAGCTCAAAGGATTCATAATCAGGAGGTTAAATCAGTAGTGATGAAATGTGGTCGTTCGTGGAAAAAACAGAAAAACTCCTTACCAACAGAACTTGAGTCACAAGACTGTTGGATTGGGGTAAGCATAGCGGATAATAGTGGATTGATTTTAGCGGTAAGAGTCGGAAAATATACTGATGAGTAAATCGAGGAAATAGTCGTAAGTACTGAAGGTAAAACGGATTACCAGCATTGGAATACAGATGGATGGGGAGGATATGAGAGAGTATTGACAGAAGAAGTAGAGCATTATAGAGCCTGTTTCATATCTATTATGAGCAAGATTTATGATGCTTAGAAAATGCTAAATCCATACTCAAGTAGCCTAACAGATAAAGAATGGGAAATTATAGAACCATTGCTCCCAAAGAAAAAGCAAACTAGACCGCCAACTTGGACAAAAAGACAAATTTTAGACGGCATACTCTACCAACTCAAAAACGGTTGTAATTGGCGAGATATGCCCCGAGACTTACCACCATTCTCTACAGTGTATCGATACTACAAAGAGTGGAAAGATACAGGTACATTTACTGCGATTATGGAAGCTTTACATGCAACAGCCCGTGAACAGTCAAAAAAAATCAAAATGGACAACTTTAATCATCATTGACTCACAAGCAGTGAAAAATACTTGTAATGCAAGTATAGAATCCAAGGGCTTCTGCTCCTACAAAGCAACTAACGGGATCAAAAGACATTTAGCCGTTGACACTCTGGGATTTCCTTTCTTTACCTATTTAACAAGAGCAAATGTATCAGATGACCAAGGACTGATTGAAATGTTAACGATTAACATTGATTACTTCAAATCGAAGCCAGATGACATTACCCTAACTACGATATTGCTGGATAGTGGTTATCATATCGAAAAATTGACGACTGATTTACAGAAGGTTTATCCTGAGATTATGACTAAGATTAGGTTTGAAATTTCTCCTAAGGTATCAAAGCAACAGAAGGCAGAAAAAGGTCTGTCTGGGTTTGTAGTTGTGCCGACAAGGTGGGTACTTGGGTTGAAAGATGCAAAATCTTAGTTAAGAACTTTGAGAGAACTCTCGTTAATGCTACAGCTAAACTCAATCTTTGCTTTATTCGCTTGATGCTAAAAACAATTGCTACTCATGAGATATGAAACAGGCTCTATATTGGCAAGGATCGTACTCAAAAAATAGAGAGGACTAATAGTATTTTGAGTCAACAGACAGGAAGATTTCATCGACGACAGAATAAATTTAGCAAGCTATGGAAGTGGGCAGAAATTGTAGTGAGATTTTTGGTTACTTTCGTGAATTGGATTTGGGTTGATTCTCGGAAAAATACAACTGCTTCCCAGAGAGCCAACTTAACTACCGAAAAGTGGAATTGGGGTAACGTTTGCTCCTACAGCACTCTATATTGACGCACTACCGATAGCCTTGTATAAATTAAAATTTTATTGATTTTTTATCGATATAAAGTTACTGAAAACTATTCGATCAAACATGGGGCTTGTATAATCTCCACAACCAAGTAAAATTACACCAACACCACACTGCCAACCTAAACCATGTTCAAAAGTATAACCTCAAAGATCATTGCTTCCTGTTTAGGATTAATAACTTGCTTCTGGATCGTAGCTTGTCAACCAGAAACTCCAACTCCCCCTACAGCAACTGTGGCGACCGATCAACTTCGGTTGGGTATCGTCCTTCCTGCCACTGGTGACTTAGCCTCTATTGGCGCACCTATGGTTAAAGGGATTGACTTTTTAATTGATACTGTCAATAACTGTGGTGGAGTGTTAGGCAAACCTATTCAAGTATTTAAAGAAGATGATCGGACGGAACCAACAGCGGGTGCAGAAGCAGTAACTAAACTAGTACAAGTTGATAAAGTTGGAGCGATCGTAGGTTCTTTTGCTAGCAGTGTCTCGACCGCAGGCATTGCCGTAGCAGCCCCCAATAAGGTGGTCATGATTTCCCCCGGCAGTACAAGTCCAGTATTTACAGAAAGAGCAAAAAAAGGTGACTTTGATGGTTATTGGTACCGTACTGCTCCACCTGACACCTATCAAGCTGCTGCCCTTGCTAACTTGGCATATAAAAAGGGATTTCGTAAAGTTTCTACGGTCGTAATTAATAATGACTATGGGGTCGGTTTTGAAAAAGTGTTTGTGGCAAAATTCAAGGAACTTGGAGGTCAAATCTTAAATGAAGCTAAACCAACTCGCTATGACCCTAAAGCTACTACCTTTGAAGCAGAGGCAAGAAGTGCGTTCGGTGGTAAACCTGACGCTGTAGCGGCGGTACTTTATCCTGAAACTGGAGCCCCACTAATCAAATCCGCCTACGAACAAGGATTAACCGAGGGTGTCACAATTATGTTAACCGATGGTGTGCAAACCGAAGATTTTCCCAAGGCGATCGGGAAATCTGCAAGTGGCAAACTGATTTTAGAGGGTGCTATTGGCACCGTTCCCGGAGCTAGTGGCAAGTCCTTAGATACTTTTAGTAAAGCATTTACCGCAAAGACTAGTGAGTCCGTAGGAGCATTTGTTCCCCATTCTTACGATGCTGCTGCCTTAGTAGCACTTGCGGCTGAATCTGCTAAAAGTGGATCGGGCGAGGCAATTAAGTCTAAAATTCGTGAAGTTGCTAACCCTCCTGGTACCGAAGTTACAGATGTATGCGAAGCTTTAAAATTGGTTAAGGCAGGGACAGAAATTAACTACCAAGGGGCGAGTGGTAATGTTGACCTTGATGAACTTGGTGATGTGAAAGGTAGCTATGATGTATGGACAGTTGAACCAACAGGTAAAATTAAAGTAATTGATAAGGTATCCCCATAAAGAATATGGCACTAGACATTCAAGCGGCACCTACAGGTGATGTTGTATTGTACTTACCCTATTGTAAAAGGGAGCAGCAACAGGCATTACCCTACGCTATTAGCCTTTATAAAGTTGGCAACTTACAAGGGGAAAGGCAAGTAGAGGGGGCTCCATCCGTTCCTTTCTCTGCTTTTTGGAAGGTTTCAACTTTACCTGTAGACCCCATTATTTGTACGGTTATATTCACAAATGAAGTAAATGAAGAATACAAATATGAACTGGAGATGCAAAGTCTTGAACTTGTAAGGTATTTAATTGAAGTTATCCTTGTAGATCGAGAAACACAGATAGTCGATTTTCCCCAAGCTTTTTACGCAAAATTATTTAGGTTAAAACTTGATGCGTTTGAAGGCAATTAATGTATAATCCTGAGCTTAACAAGGGATTAAATCGAATTACTAAAATTATTACTGAGAGATTAATAAAGTGTCGTACACTACTTCAAAACGTTCTGAAAGACAAAAGCAAATCACCAATATTGATTCGTTGGTTTTAAAAATAGCTAGACAGGTGTATAGGTTGTACCAAGAGTCTTATCCTGAATTACCAACTCCCTACGGCATCGCAGTTAATCGTGGAACTATGACTGGTAAACTTATTTACTCTCATCCTATTCTTTTGCCGACGGAAATCTTTGTGCCAATTGAAATTATTGAATCAAGTGAATATCACTAGTTTGTACCTCAATTGCACTTAATTTTTACTTAAAATGAGGCGATTCTATAGGTTATTTTTAGTTGTTTATTCTCTATTATGGGTATTACCTGCTCATGGGGATACTTCTAGTAAATGTCCAGATTCTTTTCAGGATTTAGCGATCTCCCTTAGTCAAGACTTACCAAGCTATCTAAATCGTACCTACACCAGGCTAAAAATTAATCAGCAAGCTATAGTTGCGAGCTTACCAGACCTTAATCCCTTACCCTTAGTAACTGGTGATAGGAATTTACCTTCGCCCTCACAAATGTTTATATCTGTCTTAAGTGGGAAAGTCGGGCAAACTAAAAGTGAGACTCATCCCTACTGGTTATTTATAGTGAAGACAGAGAAAGGATGGCGGTTAGCAATGGCTTTTACTAAAACTGGTAATGCTCCTATTCAAGATATTAGTGATGGGGCGATCGCTGACGCTACAAGCACTTGGCTTAGGGATCGTTGTCATTAACTTGAGATTGTGAATTAGTGTTAATATTTTAAGTACAAACTACTGCAATTTTAAGTTCATGAGTAAAGTTTATGAATGGTTCGATGAGCGACTAGAAATAGGTGCTCTAGCTGAGGATGTTACGAGCAAATACGTTCCTCCTCACGTTAATATTTTTTATTGTTTGGGTGGAATTACCCTCACTTGCTTTTTAATTCAATTTGCTACAGGGTTTGCCATGACCTTTTACTACAAGCCCACTGTGGAAGAAGCATTTGATTCCGTTCGCTACATCATGACCGAAGTTAATTTTGGATGGTTAATTCGTTCTATTCATCGCTGGTCAGCCAGTATGATGGTGTTGATGATGATCTTGCATACTTTCCGAGTTTATTTAACTGGTGGATTTAAGAAACCCCGTGAGTTAACTTGGGTAACAGGCGTAATTCTTGCAGTTATTACTGTTTCCTTTGGGGTAACAGGATATTCCCTACCTTGGGATCAAATTGGCTACTGGGCAGTAAAAATTGTATCTGGGGTACCAGAAGCAATCCCTATAGTTGGCGGTACACTAACTGAACTACTTAGAGGTGGAGCTAGTGTGGGACAAGGCACATTAACACGTTATTACAGTCTCCATACCTTTGTATTACCTTGGTTAATTGCTGTATTCATGTTGTTACACTTTCTGATGATTCGTAAACAAGGGATTTCTGGTCCTTTGTAGTTTTTAGCTATAATTTAGTTCAAATGGAGAATTTTTATGTCCAAAATCGAAAAACTACCAGATTTGAATGATCCAGTACTTTTGGCTAAATTAGCTAAAAACATGGGTCATAACTATTATGGTGAGCCTGCTTGGCCCAATGATTTACTTTATATTTTTCCTGTGGTAATTTCGGGCTCGATCGCTTTGTGTGTTGGTTTGGCTGTTCTTGATCCCGCTATGATTGGCGAGCCTGCTAATCCCTTTGCTACGCCTTTAGAGATTTTACCCGAATGGTACTTATATCCTGTTTTTCAAATTTTGCGTACTGTACCTAATAAACTTTTAGGTGTATTTCTGATGACGGCTGTACCCCTAGGTTTACTGGTTGTACCCTTTATAGAAAATGTCAATAAGTTTCAAAACCCCTTCCGCCGCCCGGTGGCAATGGCAGTATTTCTCTTTGGTACAGCTTTCACCTTATATCTCGGTATCGGTGCTACCTTACCAATTGATAAATCGTTAACCTTAGGGTTGTTCTAAATTTTTTCATACATATTGAGACTTTAATATTAGAACGTTGGGAAGATTAAGTTAATTAGTCTTCCTTTTTCTTGCGTAAAATTTTTTTTAATAAAGCTTGAATAAGACTAAATCATTAAAGTGAGGAGCAATTATAGTTTAGCAAGACAGATTTAAACTAAAATTTGGGTAGAAGCATCTTAGGGTTAATGGCAAAGAAAATTGTACGAGTTGGAGTAGCAATCATCTGGAATAGCGATCGCTCTAAGATTTTAATTGATAAACGCTTACCCAAAGGCGAATTTGGTGGTTTTTGGGAATTTCCAGGTGGCAAACTTGAGGAAAATGAAGATGCGATCGCCTGTATCCATCGTGAAATCCGTGAAGAATTAGGCATTGAGATTGTAGTGCATGAGCATTTAGTCACCGTAGAACAAAACTATGGCGATCATTTTTCCTTAAATCTAATTGTGCATCAGGCAGGCTATATTAGTGGTGAGCCTCAAGCTTTAGAATGTGCCGAGATCAGGTGGGTAGGTTTGCATGAACTACATGAATACGCCTTACCCCCTGCTAACTCTGAAATTGTGGAGGCATTACTTAAACTTGGCTAATACCTGCACTAATTTGGGTAAATATAAATCCACATACTGTGACCATCCCACCACCACATCCTGTTGATGTGCCAAATTAACTGGATCAATGACATCGGGCTGATATTGAATTACTGCCCCATCTAAATCACAGACAGTTACACTTGCAAATTTTGCCATTGCCATCGGTGCCACGGTATCCCATAGTTTCACCCGCCGATTGAGATAAAAATATAGTTCGGTATTACCCATCAGCACTTCCATGACCTTTAAGCCAAATCCGCCCATATTATAGAATTCAGTTTCAGGAGCTAAGTTTTGGATTTCTTCACCATATTTACGTTGATCTTTGTCCCCGATTAATAACCTGTGGCGATCGCGCAAAGGCGGAGTTTTCGGAATAAGCTGAATGGGGTAGTTATCTCCCGTTTGGGTAAATAGCCCCCCGATCGCACTGCCACCATAAAACATCAAATCTCGTTCTGGGGCATAGATCCAACCCATACTTGGCTGATTATGTTCTAATAAACCCACCATGACCGCATAGTTTTCGCCACCAGCAATAAAATCATCGGTACCATCAATGGGATCAATCAACCACAGACGATCATGATCTTGCTGCCAAATCTGCATTGAGTCGGGATTTTCTTCGGTAATGATGCCATCGTCAGGGAACCATGCTTGAAATTGAGCCGTACAAATTTGATCGATAGTGCGATCGACCGTAGTCACATAATCTAAATGCCCCTTTTGGATCACCTCGAACTTATCTTGGCGTAGTTGTTTTGCCTTTTGTCCAACTTGGCGAATAAATGCTCGAACTTGATCAAATTCAGTAATGGGATTCACGGTTTACTCCATGGGAAAGGTGACTAGGGGGAGCATCTTTGGAAAATAAACGAAAATATAGCGATCGCCCCAATTCTTTAATCGGGAAAATTAAATAGGTAAAAGGATTAAAGGTGACAATAATATCTCGAAAATCTCGTTTTGCCAGTCCTAAAATCGCCCAAGCCACAAAATCGGGAGACATAATACCAATGGGGTTGAGATTACTTTTAAATGCCCCTAATACTAACTTACGCACTACACAGGGCGCATCTAACCGCCGTAGGGTAATTAGATCACCCAGGGTACGCTTAGACATCTCATACAAAGGACTAAATGCAGGATTGACTTCAGCTTCAGAGGTATTGATCCAGACTTCTTTCAGTGCTTTATGTTTGGATTGCTGTACCGTCTCAAAAAATATCTCCATCAGTCTCCATGCCGAGAATGTATTAATCTCAAAGGATTTTTGAATTGCCTCAGGGGTGCGATCTCCGTGGGCATTAGCACCATGATTAATAATTAA
Encoded here:
- a CDS encoding deoxyribodipyrimidine photo-lyase; its protein translation is MTAISIVWHRRDLRLQDNPALAKAAVIPNSETVGIFIFDPDILKSPETGGGKVDFMLGCLKELQQSYRELGSELLCFYGNPKEVLAKLAQVLKPQRLFFNQDVEPSAIKRDQAVIQELSAIGIEVKGFLDIALHAPQAIATKSTGEPYKVYSPFWKNWITQPKPSPLPKPQKLLGLKNCDGLDAIPLPSLAELGFSHNQTIPASGEEIAQKLLTEFCDSQKLYNYKKDRDFPAIDGTSNLSPHLRFGTIGIRDCWAATVAVMIDAEADITSEQDQRNAQKLEGIQTWRQELAWREFYQHVLFHFPQLSQSAYRPQMQRFAWDQNHEYFQAWSNGRTGYPIVDAAMRQLNQTGWMHNRCRMIVASFLTKDLILNWQWGELYFMQKLIDGDLAANNGGWQWSASSGMDTQPLRIFNPSSQALKFDPEGTYIRRWLPELVHLTTAELLSGNISNYQLQKSNYPAPIVDHAIQQRKFKERYQLCK
- a CDS encoding transposase, which translates into the protein MLNPYSSSLTDKEWEIIEPLLPKKKQTRPPTWTKRQILDGILYQLKNGCNWRDMPRDLPPFSTVYRYYKEWKDTGTFTAIMEALHATAREQSKKIKMDNFNHH
- a CDS encoding transposase encodes the protein MNSQKKSKWTTLIIIDSQAVKNTCNASIESKGFCSYKATNGIKRHLAVDTLGFPFFTYLTRANVSDDQGLIEMLTINIDYFKSKPDDITLTTILLDSGYHIEKLTTDLQKVYPEIMTKIRFEISPKVSKQQKAEKGLSGFVVVPTRWVLGLKDAKS
- a CDS encoding ABC transporter substrate-binding protein, whose product is MFKSITSKIIASCLGLITCFWIVACQPETPTPPTATVATDQLRLGIVLPATGDLASIGAPMVKGIDFLIDTVNNCGGVLGKPIQVFKEDDRTEPTAGAEAVTKLVQVDKVGAIVGSFASSVSTAGIAVAAPNKVVMISPGSTSPVFTERAKKGDFDGYWYRTAPPDTYQAAALANLAYKKGFRKVSTVVINNDYGVGFEKVFVAKFKELGGQILNEAKPTRYDPKATTFEAEARSAFGGKPDAVAAVLYPETGAPLIKSAYEQGLTEGVTIMLTDGVQTEDFPKAIGKSASGKLILEGAIGTVPGASGKSLDTFSKAFTAKTSESVGAFVPHSYDAAALVALAAESAKSGSGEAIKSKIREVANPPGTEVTDVCEALKLVKAGTEINYQGASGNVDLDELGDVKGSYDVWTVEPTGKIKVIDKVSP
- the ebsA gene encoding type IV pilus biogenesis protein EbsA, whose translation is MALDIQAAPTGDVVLYLPYCKREQQQALPYAISLYKVGNLQGERQVEGAPSVPFSAFWKVSTLPVDPIICTVIFTNEVNEEYKYELEMQSLELVRYLIEVILVDRETQIVDFPQAFYAKLFRLKLDAFEGN
- the petB gene encoding cytochrome b6, whose translation is MSKVYEWFDERLEIGALAEDVTSKYVPPHVNIFYCLGGITLTCFLIQFATGFAMTFYYKPTVEEAFDSVRYIMTEVNFGWLIRSIHRWSASMMVLMMILHTFRVYLTGGFKKPRELTWVTGVILAVITVSFGVTGYSLPWDQIGYWAVKIVSGVPEAIPIVGGTLTELLRGGASVGQGTLTRYYSLHTFVLPWLIAVFMLLHFLMIRKQGISGPL
- the petD gene encoding cytochrome b6-f complex subunit IV, which codes for MSKIEKLPDLNDPVLLAKLAKNMGHNYYGEPAWPNDLLYIFPVVISGSIALCVGLAVLDPAMIGEPANPFATPLEILPEWYLYPVFQILRTVPNKLLGVFLMTAVPLGLLVVPFIENVNKFQNPFRRPVAMAVFLFGTAFTLYLGIGATLPIDKSLTLGLF
- the mutT gene encoding 8-oxo-dGTP diphosphatase MutT, encoding MAKKIVRVGVAIIWNSDRSKILIDKRLPKGEFGGFWEFPGGKLEENEDAIACIHREIREELGIEIVVHEHLVTVEQNYGDHFSLNLIVHQAGYISGEPQALECAEIRWVGLHELHEYALPPANSEIVEALLKLG
- a CDS encoding 3'(2'),5'-bisphosphate nucleotidase CysQ, which translates into the protein MNPITEFDQVRAFIRQVGQKAKQLRQDKFEVIQKGHLDYVTTVDRTIDQICTAQFQAWFPDDGIITEENPDSMQIWQQDHDRLWLIDPIDGTDDFIAGGENYAVMVGLLEHNQPSMGWIYAPERDLMFYGGSAIGGLFTQTGDNYPIQLIPKTPPLRDRHRLLIGDKDQRKYGEEIQNLAPETEFYNMGGFGLKVMEVLMGNTELYFYLNRRVKLWDTVAPMAMAKFASVTVCDLDGAVIQYQPDVIDPVNLAHQQDVVVGWSQYVDLYLPKLVQVLAKFK